A part of Cystobacter ferrugineus genomic DNA contains:
- the fabG gene encoding 3-oxoacyl-[acyl-carrier-protein] reductase, with amino-acid sequence MSTFKDKVVLVTGGSRGIGRAIAVGFAKQGAKVVIGYAGNEAAAQEALGLVQAAGAQGEVIRFDVADTAACASTVEHIVKTHGRLDVLVNNAGIAVDGLVMRLKDEDWDRQLDTNLRGAFALIRAASRPMMKQKGGAIINLTSVVGEMGNGGQAAYSASKAGLIGLTKSVAKELASRNIRVNAVSPGFIATDMTSYLEGETREKMLAAIPLGRLGSAEEVAQAVLFLASDAAAYITGEVLKVNGGMYM; translated from the coding sequence ATGAGCACGTTCAAGGACAAGGTGGTGCTGGTGACGGGTGGCTCGCGCGGAATCGGCCGGGCCATCGCGGTGGGCTTCGCGAAGCAGGGCGCCAAGGTGGTGATCGGCTACGCGGGCAACGAAGCCGCGGCGCAGGAGGCGCTGGGGCTCGTCCAGGCCGCGGGTGCCCAGGGTGAAGTCATCCGCTTCGACGTGGCGGACACCGCCGCGTGCGCGAGCACCGTGGAGCACATCGTCAAGACGCACGGCCGCCTGGACGTGCTCGTGAACAACGCGGGCATCGCGGTGGACGGCCTGGTCATGCGCTTGAAGGACGAGGACTGGGATCGGCAGCTCGACACCAACCTCCGGGGCGCCTTCGCCCTCATCCGCGCCGCCAGCCGGCCGATGATGAAGCAGAAGGGGGGCGCCATCATCAACCTCACCTCCGTGGTGGGGGAGATGGGCAACGGTGGACAGGCCGCCTACTCGGCGTCCAAAGCAGGCCTCATCGGGTTGACCAAGTCGGTGGCCAAGGAGCTGGCCAGCCGCAACATCCGGGTGAACGCGGTTTCCCCGGGCTTCATCGCCACGGACATGACGTCCTACCTGGAGGGTGAGACGCGCGAGAAGATGCTGGCCGCCATCCCCCTGGGCCGTCTGGGGTCCGCCGAGGAGGTGGCCCAGGCCGTGCTTTTCCTGGCCAGTGACGCCGCTGCCTACATCACCGGAGAAGTCCTCAAGGTGAACGGCGGCATGTACATGTAG
- a CDS encoding cytochrome P450 translates to MHAWFLTRYEDVLACLRDPRLSADRTNFYQQQLQGFGKEVANDFLDSARRQMSMRDGADHIRVRRQASPGFTPQSLDTYRPAIRRIMGMLLDRVQDQGHMDVVKDISDQLPPMVIAEFLNIPTEDRERFQAWARPLADFSSPKQGANMEEVARSASRSTREMNAYLAEVIEARRHHPGQDMLSLMVQAQELGRMTLEDLSANALVILTAGHLTTTDQLSNGFYALLSHPDQLQKLQSDRTLLRSAVEEIIRYSPATRSAFRVAAQDFTLRDKQIRKGDTVFMSLASANRDPAVFTDPDRFDITRDSVQQKHISFGFGAHHCLGAGLARREMEIAIEMLLDRLPNVRLDETKTPEITHGMLFRSFNSLHLVW, encoded by the coding sequence ATGCACGCGTGGTTCCTCACTCGCTACGAGGACGTGCTCGCCTGCTTGCGCGATCCGCGCCTGAGCGCCGACCGCACCAACTTCTACCAGCAGCAACTCCAGGGCTTTGGCAAGGAAGTCGCCAACGACTTCCTCGACTCGGCCCGCCGGCAGATGTCCATGCGCGATGGCGCGGACCACATCCGCGTGCGCCGACAGGCGAGCCCGGGCTTCACCCCGCAGAGCCTCGACACCTACCGTCCCGCCATCCGCCGGATCATGGGCATGTTGCTGGATCGCGTGCAGGACCAGGGACACATGGACGTGGTGAAGGATATTTCGGACCAGCTCCCACCGATGGTCATCGCCGAGTTCCTCAACATCCCCACGGAGGACCGGGAGCGCTTCCAGGCCTGGGCCCGGCCCCTGGCGGACTTCTCCAGTCCCAAGCAGGGCGCGAACATGGAGGAGGTGGCCCGCAGCGCGAGCCGATCCACCCGCGAGATGAACGCCTACCTGGCGGAGGTCATCGAGGCGCGCCGCCACCATCCCGGCCAGGACATGCTCTCCCTGATGGTCCAGGCCCAGGAGCTGGGCCGGATGACGCTGGAGGATCTGTCGGCCAACGCGCTGGTCATCCTCACCGCGGGCCACCTGACCACCACGGATCAGCTCAGCAACGGCTTCTACGCGCTGCTGTCCCATCCCGATCAGCTCCAGAAGTTGCAGAGCGACCGCACGCTGCTGCGCAGCGCCGTGGAGGAGATCATCCGCTACTCTCCCGCGACGCGCTCCGCCTTCCGCGTCGCCGCGCAGGACTTCACCCTGCGGGACAAGCAGATCCGCAAGGGCGATACCGTGTTCATGTCCCTGGCCTCGGCCAACCGCGATCCCGCGGTCTTCACGGATCCCGATCGGTTCGACATCACCCGCGACAGTGTCCAGCAGAAGCACATCAGCTTCGGGTTCGGCGCGCACCACTGCCTGGGAGCCGGTCTGGCCCGCCGCGAGATGGAAATCGCCATCGAGATGCTCCTGGATCGCCTGCCCAACGTGCGCCTGGACGAGACGAAGACGCCCGAGATCACGCACGGGATGCTCTTCCGCAGCTTCAACTCCCTGCACCTGGTGTGGTGA
- the ribD gene encoding bifunctional diaminohydroxyphosphoribosylaminopyrimidine deaminase/5-amino-6-(5-phosphoribosylamino)uracil reductase RibD: protein MRLLTRARLQAGRAPRAKRTADFDRAVAEFFMRLALEEAAKGLGRTSPNPVVGAVLVKGGRIIARGYHRRAGTAHAEVVALEAAGSKARGADLYTTLEPCDHYGRTPPCSQALIDAGVRRVITASSDPNPKVNGKGVARLRRAGVEVLTGVLKDEADELNRPFFKAMRTGLPFVTLKAAVTLDGKLATATGDSRWVTGEQARAWVHRLRDRVDVILVGATTARRDNPQLTTRLPGGGGKDAVRVVVDSHLRLPSTLQVFTQRSPARTVVATLEDPSSRKARRFLATGTDVWQLPEKQGRVDLEALMRRLAKEGLNHVLVEGGAEMYGSFLREELADELLLFVAPKLIGGEGLSWSGSLGVKQMARALTVSPLAFEQVGEDLLLRARLSPSR from the coding sequence ATGCGGCTCTTGACGCGAGCGCGGTTGCAGGCGGGGCGCGCCCCCCGGGCCAAGCGCACGGCGGATTTCGATCGGGCGGTGGCCGAGTTCTTCATGCGCCTGGCGCTGGAGGAGGCCGCCAAGGGACTTGGCCGCACCAGCCCCAACCCGGTGGTGGGCGCGGTGCTGGTGAAGGGCGGCCGCATCATCGCGCGCGGCTATCACCGCCGGGCCGGTACGGCGCACGCCGAGGTGGTGGCGCTGGAGGCCGCGGGCAGCAAGGCACGCGGCGCGGATCTCTACACGACGTTGGAGCCGTGTGATCACTACGGGCGCACGCCGCCGTGCAGCCAGGCGCTGATCGACGCGGGCGTGCGCCGGGTCATCACCGCCTCGTCGGATCCCAACCCCAAGGTGAATGGCAAGGGCGTCGCCCGGCTGCGGCGCGCCGGCGTGGAGGTCCTCACCGGGGTGCTCAAGGACGAGGCGGATGAGCTCAACCGCCCCTTCTTCAAGGCGATGCGCACCGGTCTGCCCTTCGTCACGCTCAAGGCGGCGGTGACACTGGACGGCAAGCTGGCCACCGCCACGGGCGACTCGCGCTGGGTGACGGGGGAGCAAGCCCGGGCCTGGGTGCACCGGCTGCGAGATCGGGTGGACGTCATCCTCGTGGGGGCCACCACCGCCCGCCGGGACAACCCCCAGCTCACCACGCGTCTGCCCGGGGGCGGGGGGAAGGACGCGGTGCGCGTGGTGGTGGACTCGCACCTGCGCCTGCCCTCGACGCTCCAGGTCTTCACCCAGCGCTCGCCCGCGCGCACCGTGGTGGCCACGCTGGAGGATCCTTCCTCCCGCAAGGCCAGGCGCTTCCTGGCGACGGGCACCGATGTCTGGCAGCTCCCGGAGAAGCAGGGCCGGGTGGATCTCGAGGCCCTCATGCGCCGGCTCGCCAAGGAGGGCCTCAACCATGTGCTGGTGGAGGGTGGCGCGGAGATGTACGGCTCGTTCCTGCGCGAGGAACTGGCGGACGAGCTGCTGCTCTTCGTGGCCCCCAAGCTGATTGGCGGGGAGGGCCTGTCCTGGTCGGGCTCGCTGGGCGTCAAGCAGATGGCCCGCGCCCTCACGGTCAGCCCGCTCGCCTTCGAGCAGGTGGGCGAGGATCTGCTGCTGCGCGCCCGGCTCTCGCCCTCGCGTTGA
- the plsX gene encoding phosphate acyltransferase PlsX, which yields MRLVLDAMGGDHAPEAPVRGALLFAREHPEHEVVLVGAPARLDACLAREGGAPGNVHPYPATEVVEMEEDAFAAIRRKKDSSLRVGFELVRRGEAQALVSAGHSGAVMAGALLLLGRLPGVERPAIATLLPTLKGAGHCLLLDSGANVECRPVHLAQWAVLGSAYMRALLGIERPRVAVLSNGEEPSKGTALTREASALLRRSELHFTGYVEGRSLFSGDVEVVVTDGFTGNVVLKTTEGAAAGVTGLLRSAIERGGLPLKLGALLLRPIFAGLKTRLDYAEVGGAPLLGIEGVGIVAHGRSSPRAIQQALVAALRNAEAGLRAELTRCIAQAASWLPVRQRGGTRGLSEEQRGARR from the coding sequence ATGAGGCTCGTCCTGGATGCGATGGGGGGTGACCATGCCCCCGAGGCCCCCGTACGGGGCGCCCTCCTGTTCGCGCGTGAGCACCCGGAGCACGAGGTGGTGCTCGTGGGGGCACCCGCGCGCCTGGATGCGTGCCTGGCCCGGGAGGGAGGGGCGCCGGGCAACGTGCACCCGTACCCCGCGACCGAGGTGGTGGAGATGGAGGAGGACGCCTTCGCCGCCATCCGCCGCAAGAAGGACTCCTCCTTGCGGGTGGGCTTCGAGCTGGTGCGCCGGGGCGAGGCCCAGGCGCTGGTGTCGGCGGGGCACTCGGGCGCGGTGATGGCCGGGGCGTTGTTGTTGCTCGGACGCCTGCCCGGGGTGGAGCGCCCGGCGATCGCCACGCTGCTGCCCACGCTCAAGGGCGCGGGGCACTGTCTGCTGCTGGATTCCGGGGCCAATGTGGAGTGCCGCCCCGTCCACCTCGCGCAGTGGGCGGTGCTCGGCAGTGCCTACATGCGCGCCCTGCTGGGCATCGAGCGGCCCCGCGTGGCGGTGCTCTCCAATGGAGAGGAGCCCTCCAAGGGCACGGCGCTCACGCGCGAGGCCTCCGCGTTGCTCCGGCGCTCGGAGCTGCACTTCACCGGCTATGTCGAGGGCCGGAGTCTCTTCTCCGGGGACGTGGAGGTGGTCGTCACCGATGGCTTCACCGGCAACGTGGTCCTCAAGACGACCGAGGGGGCGGCCGCGGGGGTGACGGGCCTGTTGCGCTCGGCGATCGAGCGGGGAGGGCTGCCGCTCAAGCTGGGGGCCCTGCTGCTGCGGCCCATCTTCGCGGGGCTGAAGACGCGGTTGGACTACGCGGAAGTCGGCGGCGCCCCGCTGCTCGGCATCGAGGGGGTGGGCATCGTGGCCCATGGCCGCAGCTCGCCCCGCGCCATCCAACAGGCCCTGGTTGCCGCCCTGCGCAACGCCGAGGCGGGACTGCGGGCCGAGTTGACGCGTTGCATCGCCCAGGCGGCCTCATGGCTCCCCGTACGCCAACGTGGGGGGACGCGGGGGTTGTCGGAGGAGCAACGAGGGGCGAGACGTTAA
- the fabD gene encoding ACP S-malonyltransferase: MSKIAFIFPGQGSQTVGMGKDLYEKFPEARAVFEAADEALGEKLTQLMFEGPEAGLKLTANTQPAILTVSVAAHAVFSKRGPAPAFVAGHSLGEYSALVVSGALSLPDAVRAVRARGTFMQEAVPEGVGAMAAILGLTPDKVKAACDEAAQGQVVAPANYNSPEQTVIAGNAQAVERAGARCKELGAKRVMPLPVSAPFHCALMDPVKPRLAQVFSGVKVSAPSVPVVSNVEARPNADAARVVPLLLEQVSAPVRWIECVETLKAEGVTRLVELGPGKVLSGLTKRISKDLESFNVEDSASLEKVLAALGA; this comes from the coding sequence ATGTCGAAGATCGCGTTCATCTTCCCCGGCCAGGGCAGCCAGACGGTCGGCATGGGGAAGGACCTGTACGAGAAGTTCCCCGAGGCCCGGGCCGTCTTCGAGGCGGCCGACGAGGCGCTGGGCGAGAAGCTCACCCAGCTCATGTTCGAGGGCCCGGAGGCCGGGCTCAAGCTGACGGCCAACACGCAGCCGGCCATCCTCACGGTGTCGGTGGCGGCGCACGCCGTCTTCTCCAAGCGGGGCCCGGCGCCGGCGTTCGTCGCGGGACACTCGCTTGGTGAGTACTCGGCGCTGGTGGTGTCGGGCGCGCTGTCGCTGCCGGACGCGGTGCGGGCGGTGCGCGCCCGCGGCACCTTCATGCAGGAGGCGGTGCCCGAGGGCGTGGGGGCCATGGCCGCCATCCTCGGCCTGACGCCGGACAAGGTGAAGGCGGCGTGTGACGAGGCGGCCCAGGGTCAGGTGGTGGCGCCGGCCAACTACAACTCGCCCGAGCAGACGGTCATCGCGGGCAATGCCCAGGCGGTGGAGCGCGCCGGGGCCCGGTGCAAGGAGCTGGGCGCCAAGCGCGTGATGCCCCTGCCCGTGTCCGCTCCCTTCCACTGCGCGCTGATGGATCCGGTCAAGCCGCGCCTGGCGCAGGTGTTCTCCGGGGTGAAGGTGTCCGCCCCGAGCGTGCCGGTGGTGAGCAACGTGGAGGCGCGTCCCAACGCGGACGCGGCGCGCGTGGTGCCGCTCCTGCTCGAGCAGGTCAGCGCGCCGGTGCGGTGGATCGAGTGCGTGGAGACGCTCAAGGCCGAGGGCGTCACGCGCCTCGTGGAGCTGGGCCCGGGCAAGGTGCTCAGCGGTCTCACCAAGCGCATCAGCAAGGACCTCGAGTCGTTCAACGTGGAAGATTCCGCGAGCCTGGAGAAGGTCCTCGCGGCCCTGGGAGCCTGA
- the fabF gene encoding beta-ketoacyl-ACP synthase II: MSNRRVVITGTGIITALGTGTEKNWQAMLAGQSGIGPITRFELGKIDTRFAGEVKDFQPEQFIDRREVRRMDLFAQYALAAADMAVKESGLPIGPDAPHGYQAEKVGVIVGSGIGGISSLEEQHRKGLDKGFDRLSPFFIIQMIINMAPGLISMRYGCKGPNWSPVSACATSAHAIGEAWKSIRLGECDAVIAGGAEAAITPLGMGGFSVMKALSSRNDDPTHASRPFDKERDGFVMGEGAGIIVLEELEHAKKRGANILAELVGYGANSDAHHVTQPAPEGEGAARCMRLALASAGMNPEDVGYINAHGTSTPFNDANETKAIKTVFGAHARKLPVSSTKSMTGHMLGAAGGAEAVVSVMTLLRGVIPPTINLTTPDPDCDLDYVPNQAREQRVDAVMSNSFGFGGTNAVLVFKRFR, encoded by the coding sequence GTGTCAAACCGACGAGTCGTCATCACCGGGACCGGAATCATCACGGCACTGGGAACCGGCACCGAGAAGAACTGGCAGGCGATGCTCGCCGGTCAATCCGGTATCGGGCCCATCACCCGCTTCGAGCTGGGGAAGATCGATACCCGCTTCGCGGGTGAGGTGAAGGACTTCCAGCCCGAACAGTTCATCGACCGGCGCGAGGTGCGCCGCATGGATCTGTTCGCCCAGTATGCGCTCGCCGCGGCGGACATGGCCGTGAAGGAGAGCGGGCTGCCCATCGGGCCGGACGCCCCCCACGGCTACCAGGCCGAGAAGGTGGGCGTCATCGTCGGCTCGGGCATTGGTGGAATCTCCTCGCTGGAGGAGCAGCACCGCAAGGGGCTGGACAAGGGGTTCGACCGCCTCTCGCCCTTCTTCATCATCCAGATGATCATCAACATGGCGCCGGGCCTCATCTCCATGCGCTATGGATGCAAGGGGCCCAACTGGTCGCCCGTGTCGGCCTGCGCCACCAGCGCGCACGCCATCGGCGAGGCGTGGAAGTCCATCCGCCTGGGCGAGTGCGACGCGGTCATCGCGGGCGGAGCCGAGGCCGCCATCACCCCGCTGGGCATGGGTGGCTTCTCGGTGATGAAGGCGCTGTCCAGCCGCAACGATGATCCCACGCACGCCAGCCGTCCGTTCGACAAGGAGCGCGACGGGTTCGTGATGGGCGAGGGCGCGGGCATCATCGTCCTCGAGGAGCTGGAGCACGCGAAGAAGCGCGGCGCCAACATCCTGGCGGAGCTGGTGGGCTATGGGGCCAACTCGGACGCGCACCACGTGACGCAGCCGGCCCCCGAGGGCGAGGGCGCGGCGCGCTGCATGCGCCTGGCGCTCGCCTCCGCGGGGATGAACCCCGAGGACGTGGGCTACATCAACGCGCACGGCACCTCGACGCCGTTCAACGACGCCAACGAGACCAAGGCCATCAAGACGGTCTTCGGCGCGCACGCCAGGAAGCTGCCCGTCTCGTCCACCAAGTCCATGACGGGCCACATGCTCGGCGCGGCCGGTGGCGCCGAGGCCGTGGTGAGCGTGATGACGCTCTTGCGCGGGGTCATCCCGCCGACCATCAACCTCACCACGCCGGATCCCGATTGCGATCTGGACTACGTGCCCAACCAGGCGCGTGAGCAGCGCGTGGACGCGGTGATGAGCAACTCGTTTGGTTTCGGTGGCACCAACGCGGTGTTGGTGTTCAAGCGTTTCCGGTAG
- the glyA gene encoding serine hydroxymethyltransferase, with the protein MENTRLLAEVDPEIARAIQDETRRQEEGLELIASENFVSPAVMEAAGSVLTNKYAEGYPGKRYYGGCEVVDVAETLAISRARELFGAEYANVQAHSGSQANMGAYMALMKPGDTLLALDLNSGGHLTHGSAFNFSGKLYKAVHYGLTRDTETIDYAQAAALAKEHKPRVVVVGASAYPRIIDFAKFREIADSVGAALMVDMAHIAGLVAAGLHPSPVPLADIVTSTTHKTLRGPRGGLVLSKEPYAKTLNSQIFPGIQGGPLMHVIAAKAVAFREALSPEFKAYQKQIVANAQALAEALQKGGLRLCSGGTDNHLMLVDLRPKKLVGKVAEEVLGKAGITVNKNMIPFDPEKPTVTSGVRIGTPALTTRGMKEAEMATVGALVVEALDNASDEQRLASIRGRIQEFTRSFPLYASRLK; encoded by the coding sequence ATGGAGAACACCCGTCTTCTGGCCGAGGTCGATCCCGAGATCGCCCGCGCCATCCAGGACGAGACGCGGCGCCAGGAAGAGGGCCTGGAGCTGATCGCCTCGGAGAACTTCGTCAGCCCCGCGGTGATGGAAGCCGCCGGCTCGGTGCTCACGAACAAGTACGCGGAGGGCTACCCCGGCAAGCGCTACTACGGTGGCTGCGAGGTGGTGGACGTGGCCGAGACGCTCGCCATCTCCCGCGCCCGGGAGCTCTTCGGCGCCGAGTACGCCAACGTCCAGGCCCACTCGGGCAGCCAGGCCAACATGGGCGCCTACATGGCGCTGATGAAGCCGGGTGACACCCTGCTCGCGTTGGACTTGAACTCGGGCGGCCACCTCACCCACGGCTCCGCGTTCAACTTCTCCGGCAAGCTCTACAAGGCCGTGCACTACGGCCTCACCCGCGACACCGAGACGATCGACTACGCGCAGGCGGCCGCCCTGGCCAAGGAGCACAAGCCGCGCGTGGTGGTGGTGGGCGCCTCGGCCTATCCGCGCATCATCGACTTCGCGAAGTTCCGGGAGATCGCCGACAGCGTGGGCGCGGCGCTCATGGTGGACATGGCGCACATCGCGGGCCTGGTGGCCGCGGGGCTGCATCCCTCGCCGGTGCCCCTGGCGGACATCGTCACCAGCACCACCCACAAGACGCTGCGCGGCCCGCGCGGCGGCCTCGTGCTGAGCAAGGAGCCCTACGCCAAGACGCTCAACAGCCAGATCTTCCCGGGCATCCAGGGCGGCCCGCTCATGCACGTCATCGCCGCCAAGGCCGTGGCCTTCCGCGAGGCGCTCAGCCCCGAGTTCAAGGCCTACCAGAAGCAGATCGTCGCCAATGCCCAGGCGCTCGCCGAGGCGCTGCAGAAGGGTGGCCTGCGGCTGTGCTCGGGCGGTACGGACAACCACCTGATGCTCGTGGACCTGCGCCCCAAGAAGCTCGTGGGCAAGGTGGCCGAGGAGGTGCTGGGCAAGGCGGGCATCACGGTGAACAAGAACATGATTCCGTTCGACCCGGAGAAGCCCACCGTGACGTCGGGCGTGCGCATCGGCACCCCGGCCCTCACCACGCGCGGCATGAAGGAGGCGGAGATGGCCACCGTGGGCGCGCTGGTGGTCGAGGCGCTGGACAACGCCTCGGACGAGCAGCGGCTCGCGAGCATCCGGGGCCGCATCCAGGAGTTCACCCGGAGCTTCCCGCTCTACGCCTCGCGCCTGAAGTAG
- the rpmF gene encoding 50S ribosomal protein L32, producing MGVPKKRTSKMRRDRRRAANNNLRTAVQVIQCSNCKEPILPHRACSACGHYKGRETVPAQA from the coding sequence GTGGGTGTTCCCAAGAAGCGTACGTCCAAGATGCGTCGTGACCGCCGCCGTGCGGCCAACAACAACCTGCGCACCGCCGTGCAGGTGATTCAGTGCTCCAACTGCAAGGAGCCCATCCTTCCCCACCGCGCCTGCTCGGCGTGCGGCCACTACAAGGGCCGTGAGACGGTGCCCGCCCAGGCCTGA
- the acpP gene encoding acyl carrier protein yields MSTSAIEAKVKSIIADQLGVGEDEIKPESSFIEDLGADSLDIVELVMAMEEEFEVEIPDEEAENIKTVGDAINYVNTHKK; encoded by the coding sequence ATGTCGACTTCTGCTATCGAGGCCAAGGTCAAGTCCATCATCGCCGACCAGCTGGGCGTGGGGGAGGACGAGATCAAGCCTGAGTCCTCCTTCATCGAGGATCTGGGCGCTGACAGCCTCGACATCGTGGAACTGGTCATGGCGATGGAGGAGGAGTTCGAGGTCGAGATTCCCGACGAGGAGGCCGAGAACATCAAGACCGTCGGCGACGCCATCAACTACGTCAACACCCACAAGAAGTAG
- a CDS encoding cytochrome P450 encodes MSETTSQSPSKRPLPPRVSSLPLVGCVPSLVANPTAFMEKAQREHGDIFMMDLGITQAIGLCHPRHAHHVLVEQAQNYSKGGPLWISLRTFLGNSLTVSEGDFWKRQRRMIQPAFHHHRVSGLTSVMVEAIDECLSEWDAAAQEGKPFDVSVALNRVTMTVLVRTLFGCALDKGEADQVAQAFKVVLDYLMLGMATQSLPSWVPVPGRQRYRKSIQMIDEVLERIIQRGRQHRSDEVTLLSLMQEAVDGESGEQMTNQQLRDEALGFIIAGYHTAASGMTWVLHSLAKYPEITERVRAELDSVVGESKPGFAELMRMPYTRNVLQESLRIHSPMVWLPRLAVNEGEIDGYRIPQGSVMVIFAHRIHRHPSAWENPLTFDPDRFTPERSAGRHKQAWLPFGAGQRQCIAKEFSLMEGTLMMARILSRYELSSVPGRVAKEVVGANLSTKDGMWLHLRPRKPQVQASAPQVQASASQVQEPAPQAQTPVPLVQAPEPQARITGTV; translated from the coding sequence ATGAGCGAGACCACGTCCCAGTCACCGTCCAAGCGCCCACTGCCGCCAAGGGTCTCTTCCTTGCCGCTGGTGGGATGTGTGCCGAGTCTGGTCGCCAACCCGACCGCCTTCATGGAGAAGGCCCAGCGGGAGCACGGCGACATCTTCATGATGGACCTGGGCATCACCCAGGCCATTGGCCTGTGCCATCCCCGGCACGCGCATCACGTCCTCGTGGAGCAGGCCCAGAACTACTCCAAGGGCGGTCCCTTGTGGATCTCGCTGCGGACCTTCCTGGGCAACTCGCTGACCGTGAGCGAGGGAGACTTCTGGAAGCGGCAGCGGCGCATGATCCAGCCCGCGTTCCATCATCATCGCGTGAGCGGACTGACGAGCGTGATGGTGGAGGCCATCGATGAGTGCCTGTCGGAGTGGGACGCGGCCGCGCAGGAGGGCAAGCCCTTCGATGTGTCGGTCGCGCTGAACCGGGTGACGATGACCGTGCTGGTGCGCACCCTGTTCGGCTGCGCGCTGGACAAGGGCGAGGCGGACCAGGTCGCCCAGGCGTTCAAGGTCGTCCTGGACTACTTGATGCTGGGCATGGCGACGCAGTCCCTGCCGAGCTGGGTTCCGGTGCCGGGCCGGCAGCGCTACCGCAAGTCGATCCAGATGATCGACGAGGTGCTGGAGCGGATCATCCAGCGGGGACGCCAGCACCGCTCCGACGAGGTCACCCTGCTCTCCCTGATGCAGGAAGCGGTGGATGGGGAGTCGGGCGAGCAGATGACCAACCAGCAACTGCGCGACGAGGCGCTGGGGTTCATCATCGCGGGCTACCACACGGCCGCGTCGGGCATGACCTGGGTGCTGCACTCGCTCGCCAAGTACCCGGAGATCACCGAGCGGGTACGGGCGGAGTTGGACTCCGTCGTGGGAGAGAGCAAGCCTGGCTTCGCGGAGTTGATGCGGATGCCCTACACCCGGAACGTGCTGCAGGAGTCGCTGCGCATCCACTCCCCCATGGTGTGGCTGCCGCGCCTGGCGGTGAACGAGGGCGAGATCGACGGCTACCGGATTCCGCAGGGCAGCGTGATGGTGATCTTCGCGCACCGCATCCACCGTCACCCCAGCGCCTGGGAGAATCCGCTGACCTTCGATCCCGACCGCTTCACGCCGGAGCGCTCCGCGGGGCGGCACAAGCAGGCGTGGCTGCCGTTTGGCGCGGGCCAGCGTCAGTGCATCGCCAAGGAGTTCTCCCTGATGGAGGGCACGCTCATGATGGCCCGCATCCTCTCGCGCTACGAGCTGTCGTCCGTTCCGGGACGCGTGGCCAAGGAGGTCGTCGGCGCCAACCTGAGCACCAAGGACGGCATGTGGTTGCACCTGCGGCCGCGCAAGCCCCAGGTCCAGGCTTCGGCCCCCCAGGTCCAGGCTTCGGCCTCCCAGGTCCAGGAGCCAGCGCCCCAGGCCCAGACTCCGGTCCCCCTGGTCCAGGCTCCGGAGCCCCAGGCCCGGATCACGGGCACGGTGTGA
- the rpiB gene encoding ribose 5-phosphate isomerase B: MKVIIASDHAGLELRRELVKALQELRVEVDDVGPTSAESVDYPDYARLVSRAVAEGSAARGVLVCGTGMGMAIMANKHPGIRAALCTDEFVARMARAHNDANVLCLGQRVVGAGLARSILEAFLATPFEGGRHQRRLDKIREAESR; encoded by the coding sequence ATGAAGGTCATCATCGCGTCGGATCATGCGGGACTGGAGCTGCGCCGTGAGCTGGTGAAGGCGCTCCAGGAGCTGCGCGTCGAGGTGGATGACGTGGGCCCCACCAGCGCCGAGTCCGTGGACTACCCGGACTATGCCCGCCTGGTGTCCCGGGCGGTGGCCGAGGGAAGCGCTGCTCGGGGCGTGCTCGTGTGTGGCACGGGCATGGGGATGGCCATCATGGCCAACAAGCACCCGGGCATCCGCGCGGCGTTGTGCACGGACGAGTTCGTGGCCCGCATGGCGCGCGCCCACAATGACGCCAACGTGCTGTGCCTGGGCCAGCGCGTGGTGGGTGCTGGACTCGCCCGCAGCATCCTGGAGGCCTTCCTGGCCACTCCCTTCGAGGGCGGGCGGCACCAGCGGCGTCTAGACAAGATTCGAGAGGCCGAGTCCCGGTAA
- the nrdR gene encoding transcriptional regulator NrdR has product MRCPFCQDPENKVIDSRESHEGSVIRRRRECLQCKRRFTTYERVEEIYPLIVKKDGRRETFDRDKLLAGLQKACEKRPVSADQLEETLVAVERLLQGVGEKEVASSVIGEEVMRRLHALDEVAYVRFASVYRSFRDITEFMEELKDLLSDRTREHKPPRPPDKDG; this is encoded by the coding sequence ATGCGTTGCCCCTTCTGCCAGGACCCCGAGAACAAGGTCATCGACTCGCGAGAGTCGCATGAGGGGTCCGTCATCCGCCGGCGCCGCGAGTGTCTGCAATGCAAGCGGCGCTTCACCACGTACGAGCGCGTGGAGGAAATCTACCCGCTCATCGTGAAGAAGGACGGCCGGCGCGAGACGTTCGATCGGGACAAGCTGCTCGCGGGGCTGCAGAAGGCGTGCGAGAAGCGGCCGGTGTCGGCGGACCAGCTCGAGGAGACGCTGGTCGCCGTGGAGCGGCTGTTGCAAGGGGTAGGGGAGAAGGAAGTAGCCTCGTCGGTCATCGGCGAGGAGGTGATGCGTCGGCTGCACGCGCTGGACGAGGTGGCCTATGTGCGCTTCGCCTCGGTGTACCGGAGCTTCCGTGACATCACCGAGTTCATGGAGGAGCTCAAGGACTTGCTGTCGGACCGGACGCGCGAGCACAAGCCGCCGCGTCCACCGGACAAGGACGGGTGA